The Streptomyces noursei ATCC 11455 sequence GTGTGCCATGATGGCGAACCGTGAGCGTCGCGGCGGTAGCGCGGCAGGTGTCTTGCGGGCGTGCGGCCTGGGAAGTCGTACGCCCCGCGTCATCACTCGGTGCCATTCGTGCGCCAGGTAAGGGGCCAGTGAAACGCCATCACGGCGCCATGCCGTGCTGCTCGGGTGCCCGAAGCGCCGCCCCGGCCCCCACCCGGCCGAACCACACACCAACCGAACCGACCAACAGGAGCCCCAGCGTGGCTATGTTCCTCTCCAGACTCGGCCGCCTCACCTTTCGCCGCCGGGGGGTGACGCTGCTGCTCTGGCTGCTGATATTCGGCGGTATGGGCTTCGCCGCCTCCTCCGCTCCGCCACCGCCCGCCGATACGTTCTCGATGCCGGGCACCGACTCGCAGCAAGCCTTCGACCTGCTGGCGAAGAAGTTCCCGGATGCGCGTGCCGAGGGCGCCAGCGCCCGGGTCGTCGTCCGGGCGCCCGAGGGCCGGAAGATCACCGACGCCGGGCAGCGGGCCGAAGTCGGCCAGCTCGTCGCCGCGTTGGGGACATCGTCCCCGCAGGTGGTGGCCGCCACCAACCCGTACCGGGCCCCCGCGGTCAGCATCAGCAAGGACCGTACGACCGCCTACACGGTGGTGACGTACAAGGTCTCCGCGCTGAAGGTCAGCGACACGGCGCACGACGCGCTGGACGCCGCCCTCAAGAAGGCCCGCAGGGCGGGCCTGACCGTCGAGGCCGGCGGTGATGCGGTGAAGGTCGACCAGGCGATGGGCGGCACCGGCGAGAAGATCGGCATCCTGGTCTCCGCGATCGTCCTCGTCCTGACCTTCGGCTCGATGATCGCGGCCGGAATGCCGCTGCTCACCGCGCTGATCGGGGTCGGGATCGGGATCTGCGGCATCACCGCGCTCGGCTCCACGCTCGGCCTGTCCGCCACCACCTCGACACTCGCGATGATGATCGGCCTCGCGGTCGGCATCGACTACGCGCTGTTCATCGTGTCCCGGTTCCGCGCCGAGCGGATCGAGGGGCGCACCCCCGAAGAGGCCGCGGGCCGGGCCGTCGGCACCGCGGGTTCGGCGGTCGTCTTCGCGGGGCTGACGGTCATCGTGGCCCTCGCCGGACTGGCCGTCATCGGCGTCCCGATGCTCACCAAGATGGGCCTCGCCGCGGCCGGTACCGTCGCGGTCGCCGTGCTCGTGGCGATCACCCTGGTCCCCGCCCTGCTGGGCTTCGCGCCGGTCAAGGTGATGGCCCGCAAGGGCCGCCTGTGCTACGCCGTCAAGCCGCTGTCGGAGCGCCGGCAGCGCAAGGCCGCCAAGCACGTCGCCGGGCCGCTCAAGAGCGGCAGGCCCAACCTCGGTTCCCGCTGGGCGAGTTACGTGCTGCGCCACCCCGTGGCCGTGCTGCTCATCGGCGTGGTCGGCCTCGGCGCGGTCGCCGTGCCGGCCGCGAGCCTGGAACTCGGGCTGCCCGGCGAGGGTTCGATGTCGACGAAGACCACTCAGCGCAAGGCGTACGACATGCTCTCGGAGTCCTTCGGCCCCGGGTTCAACGGACCGCTGATGGTCACCGTGCAGGCCAACGGCGCCAAGGCCGCGGGCAACACGGTCGGCGCGGCCCTCCGCACGACGGACGGCGTGGCCTCGGTCTCCCCGGCCGCCGCCAACAAGGCGGACGACACCGCGATCCTCAACGTCATCCCGAAGACCGGCCCGACCGAGCACAAGACCGAGCAACTGGTCCACCAACTGCGAGCCACCGCCCATGACTTGGAGCGGGGCACCGCGTCCCGGATCCTCGTGACCGGCCAGACGGCCATGTTCATCGACTTCTCCCAGACCCTCGACGACGCACTCCTGCCCTACCTCGGCCTGGTCGTCGGCCTCGCCTTCCTGCTCCTGATGATGGTCTTCCGCTCCCTCCTGGTCCCGCTCAAGGCGGCCCTCGGCTTCCTGCTCTCGGTGACCGCGGCCCTCGGCGCCGTCGTGGCGATCTTCCAATGGGGCTGGCTCGCCGACGTCCTCGGCATCGAGCAGACCGGCCCGATCATGAGCACGATGCCGATCTTCATGATCGGCGTGGTCTTCGGCCTCGCCATGGACTACGAGGTCTTCCTGGTCAGCCGGATGCGCGAGTCGTACGTCCACGGGGTGCGCCCCGCCGAGGCGGTCGTCGACGGCTTCCGGCACGGTGGCCGGGTCGTCGCCGCGGCCGCGGTCATCATGACGAGCGTCTTCTCCGGCTTCATCATGGAGGACAACGACTTCATCAAGATGATCGGCTTCGCCCTCGCGATCGCCGTCCTCTTCGACGCCTTCATCGTCCGTATGGCGATC is a genomic window containing:
- a CDS encoding MMPL family transporter; its protein translation is MAMFLSRLGRLTFRRRGVTLLLWLLIFGGMGFAASSAPPPPADTFSMPGTDSQQAFDLLAKKFPDARAEGASARVVVRAPEGRKITDAGQRAEVGQLVAALGTSSPQVVAATNPYRAPAVSISKDRTTAYTVVTYKVSALKVSDTAHDALDAALKKARRAGLTVEAGGDAVKVDQAMGGTGEKIGILVSAIVLVLTFGSMIAAGMPLLTALIGVGIGICGITALGSTLGLSATTSTLAMMIGLAVGIDYALFIVSRFRAERIEGRTPEEAAGRAVGTAGSAVVFAGLTVIVALAGLAVIGVPMLTKMGLAAAGTVAVAVLVAITLVPALLGFAPVKVMARKGRLCYAVKPLSERRQRKAAKHVAGPLKSGRPNLGSRWASYVLRHPVAVLLIGVVGLGAVAVPAASLELGLPGEGSMSTKTTQRKAYDMLSESFGPGFNGPLMVTVQANGAKAAGNTVGAALRTTDGVASVSPAAANKADDTAILNVIPKTGPTEHKTEQLVHQLRATAHDLERGTASRILVTGQTAMFIDFSQTLDDALLPYLGLVVGLAFLLLMMVFRSLLVPLKAALGFLLSVTAALGAVVAIFQWGWLADVLGIEQTGPIMSTMPIFMIGVVFGLAMDYEVFLVSRMRESYVHGVRPAEAVVDGFRHGGRVVAAAAVIMTSVFSGFIMEDNDFIKMIGFALAIAVLFDAFIVRMAIVPALFALLGRSAWWLPKWLDRILPRVDVEGEQLAQHTAPAPHSPRERALVG